Genomic DNA from Channa argus isolate prfri chromosome 2, Channa argus male v1.0, whole genome shotgun sequence:
CATAAGTAGAGAAACAGTAAGTCAGTGTTGGTTGTAGTgtctgattttgtgtgtgtgtgtgtgtgtgtgtgtgtgtgtgtgtgagcactaTGTTGAGTCTCATGACGTCTGAAATCCTGTGCAGAGAAAAAACTCATTCAGACCGAAATCAGCTCTAATTAGCTGTAAACAGGaagacattgtgtgtgtgtgtgtgtgtgtgtgtgtgtgtgtgtgtgtgtgtgtgaccgtGCATGTGACAGTGGCTGGTCTGAAGCCGGACTGTAGAGCGAAAAACTTTCTCCTGCAGTTCAGGGGCTCTGAGCTCACGTCCTGAAGTCGACACAGAGGAACCAGGTAGGTTGTTTTCACCTgttgtctgtcagtgtctgtaTCCTAAGAcctttgattttgtttgcatCACAAATCAGTTTCTGACAGTAGATTCAGCTGTAACTCAAGCTCTtctgttatattaaaaaaactgacatttgtttGTTCTTATTGATCTTTTCACCTCCTTTTAAATTGAATCTTCTAAGcagaataatgacaaaaaaggaATTGGACCTTAATGTCAGGAAATTAACTAATAGTCTGGTTACATTATCCTGTGTTTCTGTTAATGgacattttaaatgatcatAAATTAGTTGCATCAAACTCGCCCTCAGTTGTACACCTGCCTAACTTCAACCGCACCGGCCGAGGAGGAGGTTTAGCAGCCAGCCCATTTTTATATTGGTACTGTATTGCATGATATAGTGCATTGTATTGTTTAGTATGAGAGAAACATTATGTTGATCCTCTATTGTCCTGAATATACAGCAGAATTAATAATACAGTTGACTTTGACTCACCTGTACAACCACCTTCCCACCTGTCTCACAACCATTGCGCCTGTCTAACCAACTGCCTAATTAACCACAAAACTTCCACAAACACTCCTGTCTAACCCTCCACACACCGGATTATCGGACAACACCTGTACCAACTGAACCTAAGCTCTGCTTgtcccacccccaccaccctgtttaaatatttactccCTTTTATAACCACCCACCAACCTCTCTCACATCAGTCTGCTTACCTGTATAAGTCCTTTGACACCTTGATGGCAACAAACACACTTgtctaaacattaaaacacttttaatcaACTGTTTAATGATCTAACCTCCTGTCTAACATCAACTACTGTACCTGCATTTATCTTTGTAACCACCCACCCACCTGGGTGACAGCCGTCAGCTCCTATTTATTTAATGACGCATCTGTATAAAATCTGCACATCTGTATAACCCAGGGTTTATCTAAACGTTAACCCATCTGCTCATGTGAAACCACCTTCCTAACCagccaaactaaattaaatttaactCACCTGTATCACCACCTATCTATTGATTTTCCTTTCCCCCCTCAGAAACAAACTCATAATCATCTTCCATCATGCCTCAGGTGTCCTTCGCTCCTCCCTTGctctgtctttcctttctccctctgctGGAACGCCTCTTCCCCTCTCTCCCCCACACTGTTCGAGATGTAGATGTCCCCCCTCTGTTCCGGGAGCGGTTCATCGTATCTGGGTACCGACCTGTGGGCCTGTCATGGCGTCATTATGTCCTCAGTCTCTTCCAAATCCACAACGAGACTCTGAACGTGTGGAGCCACCTGCTGGCCGCCGCCTGTGTGCTAGTGCGGTTCATGATGTTCACCATGCTTCAGGGAGGGGTACGACACTGTTATGGTCCAGGGCCACTTGTTTGGAGTTTGATCACCATGTATTTGATATCTTTAACTGTTGACCTTTTCAGGGGATCCTGGGTTTCCGACTACAGGGTCCTGAGGATCAAGGGTTTTCTATAGACGTTTCCTCACTGCCTCTAGTCCTCTACGTGCTCTCTGCTGTCATATACCTGAGCTGCAGGTTTattccaaaatatattttataataaagaaaagaggaTCGGGCTTTTCGGGACtgataaaaaagtgaaattctGAAATTTTTAGTTACACTAGATCAGTTTCACAAGCAGCATGTGCATTGGCATAATCAGGGTTGGTTAATAGTAAGAAAGTATTTGATTTGAGCCATTTAAAGAACTAAAGTATTTCTCATTAAGGATTTACTAGTGAATCAGTCAATCAGATTTttctaaaatcacatttgaaggTAGCCCTGCCACCATACATACTTTTGTGGGACCAGAAATAATTTTGATAAGCAATAGTATCCCCTGATTCTCTGTGTCCATCTGCATGATTCCTAAACCATAAGATTCACTGCAGCTTTATGTAAGTTGCTGACTTGCCTGTTGCAGCGCTGCAGCCCACCTGCTGCAGTCCCACTCGGAGCAGGGACATTACTCGCTGTTCTTCCTGGTCTACGTGGGCGTGGGCATCTACCAGTATGGCTGTGCTCTGGCTCTGTGCCTGTATAGTTCAGACGCTGCCTGGACACAAAGCACGGTGGGACTTTTTATGTGTCTTCTATCCATCTTGAGTATCTTACATCATGTGTTCAGTTACTTATGTAGTTAGTTTTTGCAGATCTTCCTCCCAGCCGCCGCCATTCTTGCTTGGATCTGCTGCACCACCTGCTGCTATGCAAAGCTTCATTTCCACCGCCCGTACCCTCTCCGCAGGAAGCTCTGCCAGGTGGTCCCAATGGCCATGGTCTACCTGCTGGAGATAAGCCCTGTCGCCCATCGCCTTGCCACCTACAGCTGGACAACCAGTTCTGCACTTCCCCTGCACTTGGTACAGGTGATGTTTCCTATTCTCTGTGAATCTATTCATTTGTGAATCCGGACATTTAACAAATTTTCTCatacagtggcaagaaaacGTTTGGAAACACCAAGACGTAATTGTATGTTAATCTGTATGTTAATCTGCGACAATTTAATCAGCAGATAAACCATAAATAACTTCAATGATTAGttcaaatagtttttacatAATCTGTGTTAAAGTCTTTGCAACCTTCTCTTTTTCCAGAAATTCAAGTGTGGATGCTTTTAAATTCATCGTACATGCATGTACCAGATGTCCCAGACATGTCCAGCAAACTATAAATACGAGCTCATATTTGGCTCTTAGAGTAACCTGTCATTTTCAATGTACAAACAAAATCAGCTTTCCAGCTTAGAAACACTTATTCTCTATGAGATATAGCCAAGAATTAAATATTTCCTTAAAAAGTGTACAGTATAGTCTCTAGATTTGTGCTGCAACTGCATCCAATCAGGACAGAAGATGCATGGAAGGTCTGAGTGCACATCTGCCCAAGAAGACAAGCACTTACAAGAGTCCTTGGCCTCACTGCTCTCGAATCGgatgtgtgcacagacacttTACATATCAGATGAAAAGTTGCAGTTGGCCAAGATACAGTGGACTTCAGATGACTAGAATAAAGTCTTGTGGATTGATGAGTCAAGTTTGATGTGTTTGGGTCCAAGCAAAGAACACACAGTATGTCAGATGTAGAGCCTCTctagattcaagattcaacattCAACAAGTGCATTGAtgccatagggaaattgtgttgccttgttacagctgctctccatgtgaaaagtaaaaagaaaggagaagaacCTCCACCAAGCGATGACAATagacaagtacaaactactgatcaataaataagaaaaaaaaacaggagtaaaaataaatgacataaaaacaataataattatccATTTGTACCATTTAGTCCCcttcctttttacagaagggggatgagtggaacagtttaatggccactgggagaaatgatctcctgtgtttttctgtggagaacttgactgtgatctctggctgaaagtgctgctctgtgcagccagcacacagtggagtggatgggagggattgtccaggagaTTGTCTAGGATATTGATGCTTCATTAACAGACCAGTCCAGTTTAatgtccaggtggacacccaggtatttgtactgtGAAGCAATACAGGctggatttgttttaaaaacactggagaagtgAAAAGACATAATCCTTACAGACCCCGAGGCTTGTCCAGGTGGGGGTCGATGTGGTGTAGCAGGTGGATGAAAGCATCCTCCACCCACAGTTGAGGCTGATAAGCAAACTGGAGGGCGTCCAGAGATGGTTTCCAGGGGCCGGGGGACGTCCAGTAGCAGTCTCTCCAACACCGTCATGATGTGGGAGGTTAGGGCCACAGGTGTGTAGTCACTGGGGACACTGGGGTCTGGGGTCACAGcctctccagctgcaggctcagGCTGAAGATGTAATAAATGATGCCACATAGTTGTGGGCCACAGGCTTTCAGTAGTCTGGGGCTGACTCCATCAGGACCTGCAGCCTTTGGCAGGCGAAGCCTTCACAGGGTGAAGTGATGCACACACGTCTCCCCTGCACTGAAGAAACACCGTATTTAATGATACAATTAGTAGCAATGCGAAAAACAACACTCCTcaataataatatgtaattCTATGTGATTCTATgttccctgggcaagaccctgaacccctaacagcccattccccctccccagcgatgcagtgccggtccaagcccggtagaaattggggagggttgcgtcaggaagggcatccggcgtaaaaactgtgccaaatcaacatgcggacaatgatccgctgtggcgaccccgaactcatgggataaagtCGAAAGGGGAGAGACTCTATTACTAACCACttcactctctcctctgctgctctgctgagatggtcattgctgcagagacaggattgGTGTCCGAGTCATGCAGGGGCAGGACCTGGGCAATCTATCAATGTCCTCACCATGTGTCCAATCCACGTAGTGTGTGAAGGGTCTTGGAGATGGCTGCATGATTACCAGAGATCATAAAGAGGGCGTCAGGATGTCGAGTCTGGAGTCTGGCTGCGACCGAGTCACATGCACTGTCTgtggaggcagagggaggaataTAAACACCGATCAATATGACGTGTGAGAACTCTCTGGGTTAATAGTATGTGCGGAGGTCAACAGTTCAATGTCTGGGCAACAgactctttctttcacagtaacatgaGCAGTGACCACCTGTTTAAGTATATGACCAGgctccctcttttcctctttccgCTCTCCTCCGATCTGCCTACACTGTGCTGATGCTGTTAATACAGAAGCATGTGTCGGACTCACTTTTCCTGCAGCCATgtctctgtgaaacacattaGTCTACACTCTCGAGAGATATTTTCTCAGAGAGGAGAGATGTGGATTGCACCATCAGTGAAGCATTGAGGTGGAAACATAATGTTCTGGGAATGTTTTGGCAATGGGAGAGTGGGTGATCTGCATCATTTGCCAGGGCTACCACTCAACTGTGAGGAGGGATGCCATTCCGTCTGGGCGAGGAGTGATTAGGAATAACTTCTTTATCCAGCAACACAATGACCTCAAACATTCTTTCTGCTTGTCAAAGAATTATCTGTTGAAGAAAGTAGCTGCTTTTAATCACCACATCTAAAGCCCATTGAGCTGgtgtgggagaagctggacTGTAGAGTTTAGGAACTCTGCCCAACCTGCACACACCTCAATATCTGCATAGGTTGATCAGTAGAATACCGTGGATTTATCAGGCAGGGGCTGGAACTCTTGAGGGATTTTTGAAACTTACACCTTCTCTCATTTATCCAGCAGGTACTGTTTCTTCTGGCAGCGTTCTTCTTCTCTTGCCCCATACCTGAGCGTTTCTCCCCCGGCCGCTATGACATTATAGGCCACGGCCACCAGCTCTTCCACATCCTGTTGTCGTTCGGCACGTTGGCCCAGCAGGAGGCGCTGTTCCAGGACTTTCTGTGGCGGCGACAGGCACTTGTGAGGGAGTTTGGAGAGCAGCGCCTCCTGCTGGCCTGCGCCTCCTTCCCCTGCCTGATGCTGTGCTGCGTGATGACAGCGCTCACCATGGCGGTGAGAGTTCCAGCTCAACTGATgaaagagcagaggtagaataAGAAAACATTGCTTCATGTGCACAAACTCCTGAGGGATTTAATTTATACTAGGGagacattttgtacttttgtgtgGTCATGTTTGTGTGGAGTAAATATAGAAGTAAAAGTATGAACAGCACATACTAGAAGAACACAAAGTGATGAAGTTACCTtcagtaataaacattttaactaaCCATCTATGAGCACAAAGGAGTGTTCGCTAGTTGGTCACGTGACATGACGTCATGACGTCCATACTCCCAAGTCTTAGGAAATAACGTCTACTCAATGCATTTATCtacatttattgatattttgtctgtaaatgtatgtaattatCTACAAAGTTAAACACGTTGTTGCAGACATACTGGGAGTCAAATTCATTGTTTCACTCAGACTCACGTAAATCTCATAAACACTGTTACACTGTGGTTTTACCTTCCAGATTTGCAGAGGATTCAGAAAGTTTGGGGCCTCCTTCACTTTTCTCAACCcttttatgttgcagcctgatactaattcatttgtttctcCTGAATCTACacaacagaattttagaaatgtgcaaatatattaaaaagaaaaaactgaaatatcacacgTACTTCAGTATTCAGACTTTGTTGAaacacctttggcagcaattgcagcctcaagtctttttgggtATGACACAACATGCTTTGCACACCTGCTCTgggggtgtgaatactttctgaatgcgcTGTAATTATCTTTGATGTCCATCCAGAATAAACACCCATAAATccataagtaaataaaaaaattctaacatttgaatatttatctGATGATGTACTTTTCATGCTTTAACtccttacttttatttaatatgttattATTGATATtctctgtaaagcactttgtaaaCTCCACATACAAAAGTCTGTGATCATCAGTCATCCAGTCACTGGGCATAAGGTGTtgttcaccctggacaggtctccagtctgtctcatgGTCACTAAGTTTTATCATTGGGAGAAAATAGTTTCCAATAGAAACTAAGgtctattaataataaattaataaaggcCTATTTAAAGCTGGAATCTCTGCAGTAAAGATCTAATATATTGCAACAATAAATAAGGGAAATACTAAAGACTAatcctttttgttattttcaactGCAAAGTGGTTATCTCTCTGAGTTATCTGCAGGCCTCACTCCACCAGCCAAGCAGAAAGTTTCAGTTACAATGTTCGGGTGGAGCCGTTGATAAAGTTCCAGTTTCAGTTTGATTTGGGATTAAATAGTTTTATCTGTCACAGCTGCTTGTGGTCAGAGAAACTGTCATAAAATGGAATAAACACTCCCTCTTTCTTTTATTATGGCAGGaacagaacagaagaaaaaaacttccAACGCCGCAATGTTGACTGGAGCCACAGTCCATTTTGAAGGTGTTGGAGAGAACAACCTGCTGTGGACCAAAACATGTGATGTTTGTCCTTAGGGTGGTGCCAGAGGAAAAGTCCCAGTGTCATTAAAATGGAGCAGGAATGTGGTCAGGACTTTTTCTCCAACTTTGCTAAGGAGACGCTATATTTACGTGCATCAAAGCCTTTACGATAgaaatgaagaataaaacagaaaagcacaTGCAGTTAAACAATAGCAGGTTAAAGTGTGACTGaggtaaaaacattaaatgtacaTGTGTCAATGAGTGAATGCTGTGTGCAGCCGGTGCTCGTGGGAGATGTAGTGTCAcattgcaaagatttcaaatgacatttttgtgaaCAAGCTTTTCTTCATTTAGTGGGACAGAATCTCCTTTTTCTTAAATTTAGAGTAAACAGACTGTTTCCCTGGATCACGTCTGAATTATCAGGTCTGCTCAAAGAAGGACATGTTTCGTGGGCTACGGCAAGAAAGTTTGCACTTCAGACAACTTAGACATGGCTGCACAgcacaaattaaaaagttaaaagtgaATTTTGTCTGTCTGAAGCCACAAAAAGTTTCAAAGATCCTAAgacattttttcagtttgtacAGTTGTTATTGTCAAGGCTCTCGTATCCTTATGGATAAGACAGATAACTTGCTTTAATAAGTACTTTATAACATCAGGGTCTTTTTTTGAAAGTACTTGTAATTCGGTCTGGATAACTTGGAACCATACTGTTTAAGACTAGCTGCTCATTTTATTGCACAACctgacacacatttttaatcttACCGTAACTTGGAATACAATTCCAACTCTAGAAATCGGCATCCATGCTTCCCTTTGTGAAAGGTGGGGACCCCTCAGGTAGAAAAAATCACAGACTTACATCTAAACTCGCAGCTAACAGAGTTTCTAAATTCAAATAATATTGTATCCAAATTGCAATAGCACCATAGCACAAGAGCAGTGGTGAAGGTGCTAAATGATTTTGCTGAGCAAGAACAAAGTTGGTACTTGCTTCTTTTCAAAGCTCAGCTGAGCCTAAAAGCCACAGACAGAGTTTATCACGGTTGTTGTTTATCACATTGCTATATTGAAGTTCTCTTCTTTGGTTGGTCGACTATCACTTGCTGTATGGAGATCATATCATTCGATGAGGTTTCTATATGAAGCCATCCTAAAGATCTGGTTTTCATATTTGGGCGTCTTTATGAATCCTGTTTGTACATTATGatctgagatttaaaaaaaatttaatttcttgtttAATGTCCCAAAGTCTGATATTGAATTTGGTAAAACAGCCTTTAAGAGTCCTGGTCCTGCTACTTGGAATAAACCACAACAGGACCTAAAATTAAAGGAGAAAGTAACTGTGGGTTAATGTAAGGACACACTGGATAGTAGGGAACTAGAATCTACTGGGAAGTGTCATGTTTTTAGCtgcacacttttgttttttactatttcCTTAGAATTGAGTGACTGTACTATGAGTTTGCTTTAATGCTGCTGTCGTGGCCCAGTCTCTCTTGAGAATGAGTTTTGAAATCTCAAAGATTTTTTACCTcgttaaataaataatctatTCATTTTTtagactgaaattaaaaatacacatctATATAATTCAACCTGATGTGGTGGCTAGTGGGAGTGATTTGGCAGCTTGGGGGGTGTCAATGTCAAGCCCTGTGTGTAACGTTAGAGGATTtatgaagatttttttatatcatcATCCAGCCTGGATGTGTTCGTCAGTCACTCAGCTTCAAAGTTGTAGGAAGGTGTAGTTTTGTCATTAGACTGAGCTAACAGTGTTTGTACCTTCTAGTTATGAAGGTaataaaaattcattttcactatggagaaaacaaaaaacaccaacacaacAGTGTCTTCTCCAGTTTGTCAACttcgtgtgagtgtgtgagtgtgagtgtgtgtgtgtgtgtgagtgtgtgtgtgtgagtgtgagtgtgtgtgtgagtgtgtgtgtgtccctttaAGCAGCTGAAACAGCTGAGTGGCTCCGTGTTTGTTCAGTCTGTCAATGTGTAAACCTGCAGCAGGAACAACTTACACTTGTGAACGTGAACTCCCAGCTGTCTGCACACAGGTATGTTTTACACTATTTATTTCCAATTCTCATGGATTCATTACTACCATAAAACAGCCATCcttaatattttgtttctaGATTTCCGTTAGCCCCTCAGGCACTTTATCAGATGTGTGGTTTCCTGTTCTTATGTCCATTTAACcatcacaaacagaaaaacaaataaggcGAGGAATAAAACTAACGAGACGTTTTTCAGGATGATTGTTTTAAGCTTCACTTGGTAAAGATTTACAATATAAGATAGATGATTGGACAATAACATTAGAAATGATGTAGGAAACAGCACAAATAGCAAAGGTAAACAGGAACTTacttaaatatatgtaaataaataagtgtttCAATGTGCGttgagtgtatgtgtgcacacgtATGTAGGTCTGTTGGTTATCTATGATACTTAGACTAAAATTGGTCTGAATTGGAatttgtgcaacattttcacAATTCAAATGTGAAACCGCTCATTTAAAACCACACTCCACATGTGATGGGCTCTCATGGAGACACATtactatatttttaattttacatttgaaaacttCACTTCTGCTTTTTCATTACGGTGAACCTGCAGGGTTTTCACAGGAACACTGTGAGGCTCCGTGTTCACCGAGCAGTCAGCAGAGTGATTATCACAAGTCTGTCACACTAGCAGCAGATATAtagtattttatcattttaatgacTGAAACACACCACGTGCCTGGATTCAGTGTCATGGATGAATTCAAACCCAACCTGGTGCCCAGTTCACTTTAATGAATGTTACTGAGTCGCTCACTCCTCCTTCTTTGACATCACAGCTATTAAAAATATCCCGATGT
This window encodes:
- the LOC137107792 gene encoding membrane progestin receptor beta-like isoform X3; translation: MPQVSFAPPLLCLSFLPLLERLFPSLPHTVRDVDVPPLFRERFIVSGYRPVGLSWRHYVLSLFQIHNETLNVWSHLLAAACVLVRFMMFTMLQGGGILGFRLQGPEDQGFSIDVSSLPLVLYVLSAVIYLSCSAAAHLLQSHSEQGHYSLFFLVYVGVGIYQYGCALALCLYSSDAAWTQSTIFLPAAAILAWICCTTCCYAKLHFHRPYPLRRKLCQVVPMAMVYLLEISPVAHRLATYSWTTSSALPLHLQVLFLLAAFFFSCPIPERFSPGRYDIIGHGHQLFHILLSFGTLAQQEALFQDFLWRRQALVREFGEQRLLLACASFPCLMLCCVMTALTMAVRVPAQLMKEQRNRTEEKNFQRRNVDWSHSPF
- the LOC137107792 gene encoding membrane progestin receptor beta-like isoform X1, which gives rise to MPQVSFAPPLLCLSFLPLLERLFPSLPHTVRDVDVPPLFRERFIVSGYRPVGLSWRHYVLSLFQIHNETLNVWSHLLAAACVLVRFMMFTMLQGGGILGFRLQGPEDQGFSIDVSSLPLVLYVLSAVIYLSCSAAAHLLQSHSEQGHYSLFFLVYVGVGIYQYGCALALCLYSSDAAWTQSTIFLPAAAILAWICCTTCCYAKLHFHRPYPLRRKLCQVVPMAMVYLLEISPVAHRLATYSWTTSSALPLHLVQQVLFLLAAFFFSCPIPERFSPGRYDIIGHGHQLFHILLSFGTLAQQEALFQDFLWRRQALVREFGEQRLLLACASFPCLMLCCVMTALTMAVRVPAQLMKEQRNRTEEKNFQRRNVDWSHSPF
- the LOC137107792 gene encoding membrane progestin receptor beta-like isoform X2, translating into MPQVSFAPPLLCLSFLPLLERLFPSLPHTVRDVDVPPLFRERFIVSGYRPVGLSWRHYVLSLFQIHNETLNVWSHLLAAACVLVRFMMFTMLQGGGILGFRLQGPEDQGFSIDVSSLPLVLYVLSAVIYLSCSAAAHLLQSHSEQGHYSLFFLVYVGVGIYQYGCALALCLYSSDAAWTQSTIFLPAAAILAWICCTTCCYAKLHFHRPYPLRRKLCQVVPMAMVYLLEISPVAHRLATYSWTTSSALPLHLVQVLFLLAAFFFSCPIPERFSPGRYDIIGHGHQLFHILLSFGTLAQQEALFQDFLWRRQALVREFGEQRLLLACASFPCLMLCCVMTALTMAVRVPAQLMKEQRNRTEEKNFQRRNVDWSHSPF